In the Solidesulfovibrio fructosivorans JJ] genome, CCAGGTCCAGCAGCTCCCGCCGCTCCAGCTCCAGCTCCGTCACGTCGGCGAGGGTCAAAAGCCGGCGGTCGCGGCCCGGAAGCGGCGTGACCGCGGCCTGGAACACATGGGCCGGCTGGCCGGGCCGGTCGGGATGGGTCAGGCGCAGCCGGTGTTCCCGGTCGATGGGGTCTTCCTCCAGCCGGCGCATCCAGGCGGCAAGTCCCCCCTGCGGCGGGGCGTCGGCCAGAAACCGTTCCAGCGAAAGGCCCCTGGCCGTGAATTCGTGAAAGGAGGTGAGCCCCATGAAGCGCAGCAGGGCCCGGTTGCAAAAGACCACCCTGGCCGCGTGGACTATGGCCATGGGCTGGGGCGCGTCGTCGAGCAGATGGCGGGTCAGGTCCCAGGCTTCCTCGGCCAGGCGTTTGGCGGCGATTTCCTCCAGGACTTCGTCGAAGGCCGCGCCGAGGGATGCGGGATCGAAGGGCCGCACCGCCACGCGCGCCCCCGGCAGGGACACGGTGGTCAAAACGGCCAGGATGTCCTCGGGCGCGCCGGTGAGAAAAACCGGCACGGGCGCGTCGTCCCGGCGCAGGGCCATGGCCAGGGAAGCCGCCCCGCCGGGCAGGTTCGCGGCCACGAGCGCCATGTCGAGCGGCGTGCCGGCCCGCGCCTCCAGGGCTTCCTCGAGGTTTGCCGCCGTGTGCACGGTCTCGAAGCGGGAGGCGAGCAGGGTCGCGAGGACCTCCCGCGCCGCCGGGTTGCCCTCGGCCAGCAGCGCCGCGCTTCCCCGGCCGCGCTCCGCGCCTTTTCCGTCCGTCATCGTCGCTCCTTTTGCCGATACGATAAAGGCGATCGCCCCTCTTGTCATCGTCGCCCGAATGGGTATCGTGTGAGAGTGTGTGTCCTGACAAGGAGGCGACCATGAAACGGCGTATCGCTTGGTCGATTTTGGCCCTGGTCCTGTCCTTGCCGATGGCGGCGAACATGGCGGCGGCCCAGCCCAGGCCCGGAGGCCCCGGCCCGGCGATACGGCCCGGCCCCATCGGCGTTCCCGGCCCTGTCGTGCGTCCCGGGCCCGTCGTGCGT is a window encoding:
- a CDS encoding GGDEF domain-containing protein, with translation MTDGKGAERGRGSAALLAEGNPAAREVLATLLASRFETVHTAANLEEALEARAGTPLDMALVAANLPGGAASLAMALRRDDAPVPVFLTGAPEDILAVLTTVSLPGARVAVRPFDPASLGAAFDEVLEEIAAKRLAEEAWDLTRHLLDDAPQPMAIVHAARVVFCNRALLRFMGLTSFHEFTARGLSLERFLADAPPQGGLAAWMRRLEEDPIDREHRLRLTHPDRPGQPAHVFQAAVTPLPGRDRRLLTLADVTELELERRELLDLANLDPLTRALNRRKLADVLTDEAARADRYGAPLSVVLLDIDHFKAINDTHGHEAGDAVLVELAGRLRATLRQVDRLARFGGEEFVVVAPGVGLEATAELAERLRQAVADKDFAATGRVTASFGVAERVPGEDPERALGRADKALYRAKNSGRNRVERDATPLTQK